AGCAAGTTAAAAAGTAGACCGGCACTATTTGTTGGAAAGTCCAGACTGGCATGCCTCCTCTGTACTTGTCTTTATTGAAAGAAGTAAAGTGCTTTGTTTTGAATTGGATGTCGATGAAAATCACTGAGCGgcctctgctctcctctctgGTGACGTTGCCTTCCTCTGTGGAGATCCTGAAAACAAAGACAGTTGACCGACATGTCGTCTGGAACGGCTGAAAGACGGAAAGAACTGAAGGAATCTGAAGGTGCGCACCTGTTTCTGATAAGGTTAACCGATTCAGTTCCTCCTCTAGCGCGTCAGCAGTAACATGCAAGTGGCCGCGGGGTACGTCAGGCAGAGGACTGAGGATCTGCTCACCGGCGGGACCCAGGCGGTTCTTTGGGACTGCAGGTAGACCTGATGTGTTCACATCTGGCTCTGACTCATCCAGCAATGCTTTCAGCTCCTTCTCCAACTCGTCCATGTCTTCATCTACTGACAAAACACATAATACGTCAATAAACTGATCACTCGTTATTAGACTTATCGTGTAGAAGTGTTGGGGGGGATGACTGCGAAGCACAAGAaagttctatttttattttttgcaaaaaagcaGCCGTTAGAATTATAAGCACAAAAAAACGCTACAATGGTCCAACAAATCCATTGTTCTTCAAATTCATGGAATTTCACGACTTGGTGGACTACTATGTTCTGCAAGTTatgcttaaaaatacaaacagtatGTTACCGACacataaacagcaaaaaaatgtataataaagaTGGCATTTATAATTGGGGAGGatcagaagtaaaaaaacacaaagtcagaaCTAAACAAATGGAACAATCCATCTAAAGAAACTACAAAGActatacatttttacttttaagaagatattaaaatataatgtgCTAAAATGAGACACATTGACACAGCACTTTACTGAGTCAAGTGCACAGTAAAGCACTTGACTTTACTGAgcaagaagatttttttctttttttaatacactgttttatgtattaaaaaataccacaaaaacACCAATAATGATCCCTGTTGTGTTGCAACTGGTTGATTGGTGCTTAATTCCTTATGTTATAGTAAATGTACTTTTGAGAGAAACATTTGCTTACATTTACATGTGACATGATCCCATTAtgctaaaaatgaataaaataaataataacgtaaaagaaaattaaaccaaGTAGGAACAGAACGACTTACCTGCAGCAGTTACACCACTGGAAATGGTTTGATTCACCTCATCTTGCGTGTCGCATAACTGTTAATATGGAACAGGAGCccataaaaaaatgataaaaatctaataaataatcGAAATATATCAGTTCCTGTCTTAACGACGACTGCGTACCTCCTGGATCTGATCCACCAGGCTCTCGGCGCGCTCCACAGTCACATCTTTAAGCGACATCCTCAGAGCAGACACTCCAGCCTGGTAGGCTTGCATAACCTGCGCACACACCAGAACACACCCTTTAACCAATGAAGGAAAACTTTGTTACAGAAGACATGTGGACGTCTAAGATTTAAGGCCCTTCATACCATCTTATCGGTTTGCGACTGCGCTATTCGTTCCAGGATTCCCCTGATGGTCTCCAGCTTGGCGAACAAGCTGTCTGCTCTCTTCTCCACTCTCTTCCGGCCTCTCAAACACCTCAGCGCCTTGGGAGACAGAAATTCAACTTAAACGGCTGCTGTGATTTCGAAGGTCGCGtcttaaagtttctgtttataatgACCTGTGTTTTCTTCCCGTCTCGCAGCAGAATTCTTGCTTCCTCTTTGCAcctagaaataatttttaagagtgcaatttagtaaaaaaaaaaaaagtagagatAAATTACTAATGCACCAAACCTGCGGCTCTTTGCACAGGTTTGGTGCGTCCTGTAAGACGCACAGGAATACTTCAAAGCTATGAATTTATTATTGCGATAGCATAATCCTGCAGTGAAAACATTGAAAGCTCCTCTGCCCCCAAAAAgcaacctttgttttttttctgaaaattaattgcttaatcatcagaatcatcaataaaataatcaactaTTGAAATTATCTTTAGTTGCGGCACTAAAAAAGTACAGGAATAAAGACTGAGCTTTTTCACAACAATCACTTCTGGTAAGTCTTGTAAAACAAAGGATGAACATGTGGAAAAGCAAATTATGCTCAGTGTCAAGTCTGAGAGTGGACCTGCGATGCTGTGGGACACTTTCCTTTGCAAAAGCCTCAGCAAAGTGCATGTTATCCTTAAGCCACATTAAAGTGCAAATATATCTGGTTTAATTACTGGATTACAAAAACATATCTTCAATTTGTTTCCTCAGGGCAATTTAAAGgctctttttttcagtatttttcattgTGAGATTATGCTAAACAACAAGCATCCAAATCTAACCCTCTGCATTTGGCTCTCTTGAATTAAAGTAATTTGCACTTCGTATACAAGAACTAGACGTCTAACAGGAATGTTCATGTCTAAGATCAACCTGTCAGCCTCCAGGCTCAGTTTCTGCACACGCTCTTCCAGAAGTTTCTCGCTGCGCTGCAGCTGGTAGATCCCAATGTCTACGTCACTAACCGGAGACACACGATCCTGTCCTGGCTGACAAAACTTCACAAtctggaaaacagaagaaatcaggTACGTCTTCATGAATCGTACAAAGTACttgtgttgtattttaaaactttttagttGCCTTTGATTAGAGCTGCACAacatatgaaaaacaatattctgtCACCGCGTATTATGAAGCACTGCCTAGATTGCAGTACGTGTTAGCTAATAATTGAATGCTACTCATTcagactgtttatttttgttatatatcTGGTGCCACTTGTTGTAAAGACTTCCTGAGGGTAAATAGTTCGTTTTAAATCATTAAGAAACTATAACTAATTTGTTTAGCAGAGTTACAATAAAACTTCCTTGTTCAGACAGAAATATTGACCATCTGTGTTCTGctattgacctaaaacagaaagaTAATAATCACATCACTGTGGTGACATTCTTGAATCATGTTTTCCTAACATCGTGCAGCCCCAACAgtgattattttctgttttaccttCTCTCCCTCGTGCAAGGAAACTATGACCAGCTTGtccttctgcagctgcagcagagccaTGCACAGGGTGCTTTCATCAGCGCAGATGTTGGAAGCGAGAGTGCACAGCTCTTGAAATGAGATGATGGAGCAGCTTGAAAAGTCACTGCTTCGGTAGACCTTTAGCAGTTCCGCGGCTTTCTCCTGAAAAAGAAGAGGAACGAAGTTGTATCACCACGTCTCGCGCCGAAATAGGAAACCACCCAGCGCAGCTGCGTcttaaaacaaatctgactgTGCAGTAGATGCAGTGCCCTTATGAAAGTATTCCCAACccttttcttggaaaaaaaaccccaaaaacaactCAATTTTATTAGCAATTTATGCAAGAGAtcaacacacaacaaaaaatgtcatgcATTTGTATCCAGCACATTTACTCTGATAacccaaataaaatcaaatggggacacatgcatgccacacttttcagagttctttttttttctagtttgtggttgtaatgtgtcAAATTAAGCAGCAGTTAAAGCGTTATGCAAAGGACTGCATCTTCTAGCTGAAATTCAACCTATGGGAACAACAAGAGCATGGCAAACCTTCACTAGCTCGATAACAACGAAAGACTCCTCCAGAGGAACTCTGTTGCTGCCCAGAAGCGTGGAGAAGGTCCACTTGAGTGGCTTCACCAGCAGCATCCCCACACTCCAGGAAACCCACCCACAGTCCACGCTGGCGGCGAACTCAGACTCTCTTTGGATCTTCCCACACCTGAccgagagaaagaaagagagagagagagagagagagagagagagagagagagagagagagagagagagagagagagagagagagagagagagagagagagagagagagagagagagagagagagagagagagagagagttaacATGACTTGACAATAATACTGACGAGCACCGACCCGTCCACGGTTACCTGGCCATGGTCTGGATTACAGTCGAAAGGCCCAGCGgtgttttctctttcctttggaAGGTTTTGTTGAGGTCCTGTAGGTTGACAATCACGGAGCCGCGCCGCCTGCAGCTCCGCATGATGAGAGCTGTCCAGAAGTCCATCTTACTGTCCCAGTCCGTGGTGTTCACGTCCCGGTTCTCCTTGAACTCGGAGAACATAAAGTTCATCCGCTCGTCGTCGTTCCACTCGGGTGGCAGGCTCATTTCCGACGTGCCAGACATTTTATAAAGCCCACACTGAAAAGGTTCTGGTTCGCCACTTAAACCAGCTCGTCACGGTAACTTGGTTGCGAGGATCGCTGGGTTAACACTGGCAACAGTGAACTCGAGAGAGAAGGCTAATATTAGCAGCTACTGCTAGGTAACATGTAGGTTCACACATCTTTTGTCGAAGAAAATGACAGCTCCGCTGTTCAAAATCAACTGTCAGAGACTTTCACTTCGCCACGGTGTTGTAAACTCATGCTAACACGGAGCTAGCTTTTacatatcaacaaaaaaatgattgtgtgtgtttattattCACGCCAAGACGGGGAAGCGGCGGCTTTCCCTCTGCTCTGGTGGGCGGTAACACCAGGTCACCGCCCACCCAGAGATGCGCTGTAGAGAAAAGAAAGCGCACCCAGCATTTTGCTCAGGAACTTCACAGttcagttgcaacatttgtacGCAAGAGGTCAA
The genomic region above belongs to Xiphophorus maculatus strain JP 163 A chromosome 12, X_maculatus-5.0-male, whole genome shotgun sequence and contains:
- the chmp7 gene encoding charged multivesicular body protein 7 isoform X2 — translated: MSGTSEMSLPPEWNDDERMNFMFSEFKENRDVNTTDWDSKMDFWTALIMRSCRRRGSVIVNLQDLNKTFQRKEKTPLGLSTVIQTMARCGKIQRESEFAASVDCGWVSWSVGMLLVKPLKWTFSTLLGSNRVPLEESFVVIELVKEKAAELLKVYRSSDFSSCSIISFQELCTLASNICADESTLCMALLQLQKDKLVIVSLHEGEKIVKFCQPGQDRVSPVSDVDIGIYQLQRSEKLLEERVQKLSLEADRCKEEARILLRDGKKTQALRCLRGRKRVEKRADSLFAKLETIRGILERIAQSQTDKMVMQAYQAGVSALRMSLKDVTVERAESLVDQIQELCDTQDEVNQTISSGVTAADEDMDELEKELKALLDESEPDVNTSGLPAVPKNRLGPAGEQILSPLPDVPRGHLHVTADALEEELNRLTLSETGSPQRKATSPERRAEAAQ
- the chmp7 gene encoding charged multivesicular body protein 7 isoform X1 produces the protein MSGTSEMSLPPEWNDDERMNFMFSEFKENRDVNTTDWDSKMDFWTALIMRSCRRRGSVIVNLQDLNKTFQRKEKTPLGLSTVIQTMARCGKIQRESEFAASVDCGWVSWSVGMLLVKPLKWTFSTLLGSNRVPLEESFVVIELVKEKAAELLKVYRSSDFSSCSIISFQELCTLASNICADESTLCMALLQLQKDKLVIVSLHEGEKIVKFCQPGQDRVSPVSDVDIGIYQLQRSEKLLEERVQKLSLEADRCKEEARILLRDGKKTQALRCLRGRKRVEKRADSLFAKLETIRGILERIAQSQTDKMVMQAYQAGVSALRMSLKDVTVERAESLVDQIQELCDTQDEVNQTISSGVTAAVDEDMDELEKELKALLDESEPDVNTSGLPAVPKNRLGPAGEQILSPLPDVPRGHLHVTADALEEELNRLTLSETGSPQRKATSPERRAEAAQ